The Candidatus Aminicenantes bacterium DNA window GGATCATCTCCAGGAGCTCGACATCGCTGCCGAAGCCGGCTTCCAGCCACTGGCGCAGCGAGCGCTCGCTGCGCCGGTAGACCAGGACGATGGTCAGCGGCAGGACGACGAGAAAAATGATCGAGGCCAGGAACTGCCCCTGCAGGGGAACATGGTTGAAGAGCGAATGGATCAAAACGGCGGCGGCCAGCCCGGGCAGGATGTCGACCGAGCGATCGCGCTGGAGGCGCTCCGACCGGCCCTTGGCCACGATCCCGACCAGGGCGACGGTGCCGCCGTGCATTACCGCCGTGCCGAAGCCGCGGATGAGCCAGAGCAGGACATTGGGATCGGAAATGGAATAGAGGAAATAGATGTTCTCGAAAAGGGCGAAGCCGGCGCCGATGGCAAAGCCGACGATGGCCGAATCGACCAGGAAGCCCAGCCGGTGGCGGCGCAGCAGCAGGAAAAGATAGACGACCTTGGCGCTCTCCTCGATGAGCGGGGCCAAGTAGCGGGAGTAGAAAGGCGTGTCCAGGCCGGTCAGGTTCAGCAGCCAGCGGTTCAGCAGCAGGCAGAACAGGGCCGCAACGGCGCCGGCAAGCAACGCCTCGCCGATTTTACGCAGTTTAACCAGCTGAAAATTGTCGTAAACGAACAGGATCAGCGCGAACGTCAGCACCGGCACGAATCCCAGGCCGACGCG harbors:
- a CDS encoding PrsW family glutamic-type intramembrane protease, giving the protein MTGANLALRVGLGFVPVLTFALILFVYDNFQLVKLRKIGEALLAGAVAALFCLLLNRWLLNLTGLDTPFYSRYLAPLIEESAKVVYLFLLLRRHRLGFLVDSAIVGFAIGAGFALFENIYFLYSISDPNVLLWLIRGFGTAVMHGGTVALVGIVAKGRSERLQRDRSVDILPGLAAAVLIHSLFNHVPLQGQFLASIIFLVVLPLTIVLVYRRSERSLRQWLEAGFGSDVELLEMIRTGTMLQSNSGRYLQSLKDRLPGTVLVDMLCTLRLHVELSVKAKAVLLLQEQGFPVPADPEVQEKFRELEALRKSVGRLGRRLLAPLLHTSARDLWELHMLQGRSG